The genomic segment GTCGCCGGCCTGTGGGGTGAAGTCTTCGGGCATTCCGTCTCCTGAACTTGAGCGAAGCGGCATCAAGTTTCGAACTTGATATGCGCAATGTCAAGTTCAACGCGCAGGCCCGGTCTCTATTCCCCGGTGCGCAACGGGTCCGCGGGCGCTCAGCTCCGCCCGCCGGGCGGACCGAGGATCAGCGGCACCCGAGGAGCACGACCACCGCGATCGCGATGAGCGCCGCTGAATGTTCTTCAGCGTTCCTGAAGGTTGGACGCCGGGTCCGCGGCGTGCGGCTCGGAATGCAGCCCGCGCAGCGCGGAAACAAGCGCGGGTGCCTCGTCCGCGAGACCTGCATCCAGGGCCGCCAGGCGCTCCTCCGCGGCTCGCAGCACGCGTGCGCCGCTCTCGGTGACGCGCAGATCGGAGGCGGCGCCGGCGTGGGCGGTGGCATCGGCGACCAGGCCGGCGTCGACGAGCGTCTGCAACGCGGTGTGCGCGGACTGCACCGTGATGTGCGAGCGGCGGGCGAGCTCGCTGAACGAGATCCCCGGCGTCACGTCGATGTGCGCGAGCAGCCCGTACTTCCTGGTGGTGAGCCCCAGGTCGCGCAGCTGCGAGCCGAGGTGATGGTCCCAGACGCCCGCCACCGTCAGCAGGGCGATGACGGGGCTGAACGGGCGCTCGGGCACGTGTTGAATGCTAGTCCGCGACGCCGCCCGACCGCCGCTCATCCCAGGCCGGGCGGCGGATCCGCTCGACGAGCGACCGCTACCGTGGGACCGTGACGTTCTCGCTCGACGGCCTGCGACGCTGGCCCGACGTCGAGGCGCCCGATCTCGTGGCCGCGGATGCCGCAGACCGGCTGATCCTCGACGAGTCCGCCGCCGCCCGCCGCCGGGCGGCAGACGGCGAGATCGTCGTCATCGGCGACGGCTACGGCGCTCTCACGCTCGGCGCGGTCGACCAGGGCGGGCGTGGCATCCGTGTCCATCAGGATCCCCTCACCGGAGAGCTGGCTCTCGCCGCCAACGCCGCGCGATGGGGGTGGACGGACGCGTTCACGTCTCTCCCGCTGGAGCCGCGCCTCGTGCGCGGTGCGCGGGTGGTGCTGCTGCGCCTGCCGCGCTCGCTCGACGCCCTGCGCGACATCGCCGGTCTCATCGCGGCGTACGCCGCACCCGATGTAGGGGTCTTCGCGGGTGGGCGCGTGAAGCACATGACGCTCGCGATGAACGACGTCCTGCGCGAGCGGTTCGGCCGGCTCGACGTCAGTCGGGCACGCCAGAAGTCCCGGGTGCTCGCGGCGCGCGAGCCGAGGGCCGGCGGGCTCCCGCAGCCGCGCGTGGAGGTGCACGACGACCTCGTCGTCTGCGCCTTCGGCGGCGTCTTCGCCGGCGCCTCGATCGACATCGGCACCCGGCTCCTCCTCGCGCACCTTCCGCGCGTGGAAGCGAGCCTCCTCGAGGCCATCGACTTCGCCTGCGGCACCGGTGTCGTGGCAGCGACCCTCGCCCGGAGGAACCCGGGACTGCGCGTCATCGCCACCGACCAGTCGGCGGTCGCGGTGGCGTCCGCCGCCGCCACGGCGGCGGCCAACGGCGTCGCCGAGCGGGTCGCGGTGGTCCGCGACGACATGCTCCGCTCACGCCCGGACCGGAGTGCGACGTTCATCGCACTGAACCCGCCCTTCCACTCCGGGTCCGCCGTGCACGAGGGCATCGCCCCGGCGATGTTCGCGGAGGCGGCGCGCGTCCTCCAACCGGGCGGGGAGCTGTGGGCGGTCTGGAACTCCGGCCTGCGCTACCGTCCGGCCCTTGAGCGCATCGTCGGCGCGACGGCGCAGGTCGCACGGAACAGCAAGTTCACCGTCACCGCGTCGACCAGGCGCTGAGCTACCCCTCTTCCGATGCCTGGGGAGCCGGCGTCGGTCCGAACAGCACCCACGCGCCCGCCGTGCACTGGTAGAACTGCACCGTCGCGGTGTCGATGAAGACGTCGCCGTCCGTCGTGCAGGTGTCGGGCTCCGGCTCCGATGTGCCCAGCAGCACCTGGGTTCCGGGCTCGCCGGGAGCCCCTTGCTCGCCCTGGGCTCCCTGCTCGCCCTGGGCTCCCTGCTCCCCCTGCGCGCCCTGCTCGCCCTGAGCGCCCTGCTCGCCCTGAGGCCCCTGGGCGCCGGTGAGGTTCTCCGCCGCTTCGGCGCGCAGGTTCGCCACCAGCGTCCAGTCCTCCTGAAAGAGGTAGAGGTCGGAGGTGAGGATGTCGATGTACACATCCCCCTCATACCCCTTCCCCGGCTCCGGGGCTCCGGATCCTGCACGGACCGCCGACCCCGCAGGCAGAATGTCGGCGATCACCTCCTCGTAATCGGGGGTGACTGCCGTCGCGGTCGTGGTGGGCGTGGGCGCGGGCGCCGCGGTGTCGACCGATCTCGCAAGCCACGACCCCAGGAAGGCGGCGAAGAACGACAGCAGCACGAACGCCAAGCCGAACCAGATCAGCGTGGTGCGGGTGACCGGCGCGGCGGTCGTCGCGGCGCCCTTCGACTCCGAGTGCATCTCCGGCCCGCTCCCCTTCCACCGCGTGGGACTTCGCCCCGTCGCTCCCCCAGTCGACGTCGCTGTGACCACTGTAGGAATCCGACGGCCCGCTGTCACGCATTCGGCCGATCGTGTCGTGTCGTCGTGGCGGTGCCCGCCATCGGACGATGAGGAGGAGGTCAGCGGTGGGGTTCGCTCAGCGCATGCCGTTCGTCGGCTCGTAGCGGTCCGGCACGATTTCGAGCTCACCCTGACCCGCGGTCAGCGAGCGCAGATCGAGCACGTAACGATGCAGCTCGGCGTCGGGCACCGTGGCCCGGATGCGCGCGCGGCCGTCGTCGCTGCGCTCGGTCGATCCGACGCGGGCCCGGCGACTGGCGAGATCGGTCAGAACCGGGCCCTGCAGCGTCGCGGGGACGGTGACGGTTACGCTCGACACCGGTTCCAGCAGCACGGTGCCCGCCTGCGCCAGCGCCGCCTTCACCCCGAGCGAGGCGGCGGTTCGAAACGCCATCTCGGACGAGTCGACCGAGTGCGCTTTGCCGTCGTACAGCTCGACGCGCACATCGACGACGGGATGGCCCTGCGGGCCACCGGTCGCCAGGGCGTCGCGCGCCCCCTTCTCGACCGCCGGGATGTAGGAGCGGGGAACCGAGCCGCCCACGACGGAGTCCTGGAACTCGAACCCGCCCCCGGGCTCAAGAGGCGAGACGCGCAGCTGCACGACGGCGAACTGCCCATGACCTCCGGACTGCTTCTTCAGCTTTCCCTCGGCGCTCACCGTCCCCGCGATGGTCTCGCGGTACGCGACGGGCGCCGGCGAGGTCGTCACATGCACGCCCAGCACCCGCGCCAGACGCTCCACGGCCACGGCGACGTGGGTGTCGCCGAGTCCGCGCAGGATCGTGGCGCCGC from the Microbacterium atlanticum genome contains:
- a CDS encoding collagen-like protein — encoded protein: MHSESKGAATTAAPVTRTTLIWFGLAFVLLSFFAAFLGSWLARSVDTAAPAPTPTTTATAVTPDYEEVIADILPAGSAVRAGSGAPEPGKGYEGDVYIDILTSDLYLFQEDWTLVANLRAEAAENLTGAQGPQGEQGAQGEQGAQGEQGAQGEQGAQGEQGAPGEPGTQVLLGTSEPEPDTCTTDGDVFIDTATVQFYQCTAGAWVLFGPTPAPQASEEG
- a CDS encoding class I SAM-dependent methyltransferase; translated protein: MTFSLDGLRRWPDVEAPDLVAADAADRLILDESAAARRRAADGEIVVIGDGYGALTLGAVDQGGRGIRVHQDPLTGELALAANAARWGWTDAFTSLPLEPRLVRGARVVLLRLPRSLDALRDIAGLIAAYAAPDVGVFAGGRVKHMTLAMNDVLRERFGRLDVSRARQKSRVLAAREPRAGGLPQPRVEVHDDLVVCAFGGVFAGASIDIGTRLLLAHLPRVEASLLEAIDFACGTGVVAATLARRNPGLRVIATDQSAVAVASAAATAAANGVAERVAVVRDDMLRSRPDRSATFIALNPPFHSGSAVHEGIAPAMFAEAARVLQPGGELWAVWNSGLRYRPALERIVGATAQVARNSKFTVTASTRR
- a CDS encoding MarR family winged helix-turn-helix transcriptional regulator, coding for MPERPFSPVIALLTVAGVWDHHLGSQLRDLGLTTRKYGLLAHIDVTPGISFSELARRSHITVQSAHTALQTLVDAGLVADATAHAGAASDLRVTESGARVLRAAEERLAALDAGLADEAPALVSALRGLHSEPHAADPASNLQER